In Miscanthus floridulus cultivar M001 chromosome 8, ASM1932011v1, whole genome shotgun sequence, the sequence tggtgagctggtggagacggtcttcgtcaagcaacctctaggttttgccgtcaagggagaaaagcacagggtgctccgactacgcaaggcgctctatgggctatgGCAGGCCCCATGAGCgtggaacaccaagcttgacgccatgctgggcgagcttgggttcacacggtgcgcaaccgagcacgcgttCTACACACggtgacgggggaaggaggagctcatcgttggcatgtatgtggatgacttgatcgtcaccggcgcacgtgcggaggacatcgatagaTTCAAgtgcgagatggcggctcgttttcgaatgagtgatctcagcgcgctcatgctcggtcagagcgcgtatgcctcaaaGCTGTTGGAGTGGAGTGGCATGGCTAAGTGCAAGCCGTATGTAACTCTGATGGAGGAGCGATTGAAACTAACAAAGGCTAGTACCAcggtgaaggtagatgcaacactctactggagctttgtcggcggtctgcgctacctagtccacatgaggtcgGACATTGTGTTTGCTGTGGGCTATGTTAGccacttcatggaggatccccgagaggatcactgggttgCGATGAAGCGgttgctgcgctacgtcaaggggacagtGGATCAGGGAATCGTCTTTCCCAAGACCGATGGAAGCAGGCTACAACTCACTGTGTTCAACGATGTAGACATGGCGGGGACATTGatggacggcggagcacctctagcgtgctcgtTTTCCTCGAGTCAGCTCCAATTTTATGCTTGTcgttgaaacagaaggtggtggcactgTCCACGTGTGAGGCATTGTATGTGGCGATGGCCACAGcagcgtgccaagctgtgtggctacattggctgctgggtgagctgaccgatgtggaagctcacccactagcactgatggtggacaactagcctGCCATCACCCTCATGAAGAATCTAGTTCTCCACgaccagagcaagcacatcgacgtcaagtttcacttcctcaggaactgtatcgatggagggcagatcgtcttcgagttcgtcgaaactggtcggcaactcgtggacgtcctcaccaagccgctcggccgtcttcggctcacggagctaaagaagatgatcgacatggagggagttctagggttagcagcaggattaggggaagaattttaaagtaatctgctgctccccttgTGTGAACGTGCGGTAAGGACATGCGGTGTCCAAAGGGCTCCCTGCTActgcactgtagccgctgtaggGGCAGGCGCCACAAGGCTCCcctaccgcactgtagccacagcagggacaTGCgacaaagtcagccctgctgtcacatctagtcactatagcagcatggcagcctgacatgtTTGTGtattaggattagatgggtagagttgtatatatagtttcccactgcaactcagtaaagagagcgagttcagttttgccatctcctctgtagagctccgaccaacgctggtgcttgtactgtgtgtgtgctctgttctccctcccttcttcaacctttagtcatagtgtgtggtcgcCAACGATAGTGTCGTGGTTGGCAACGATGGTGAGTGGTCAGCTCACccttcactacgtaaaaaatgatttttagcaatgggacaaattttttataggggcggctagtcaTGGatccgcccctacagtgacgtgctcgggtgcccagacaccagccgcccctataaatagaatagcaggggcggctagtgatacaagccgcccctacaaatgggtctaatttgtaggggcggctcactcaccagccgcccccggcattgctatttgtaggggcggctggtgattgagctgcccctacaaatgcccccgtataaatagctccgatttgtaggagcggctcaatcaccagtcgcccctacaaatgacccacctATAAAAACAACtgtagcaccttcttcctcctcgggtcactcactccaacccatgaaagaaaggtggagaggccttgggcacctcccaaaaattgctctactaagggagaaaggttttggtctcaaatcctttggtggagaggttgtagaaggtaagaaaatgatatttcatacttttttttgaagttttaatggttggttagtgagtaattaaagttttgtttttctttctcttctatggtgcttgagctacatatgaagcaaattagacctaagttttaaatgtactagggtaaattagggaggggaacaagatcatacccttatttggtccatgtttcttgattttagtgaacaattagttagttttatgcatgtttcatgtgcatgtagatctagatctagggtttgttttttttattaatttcgtttttgtaaatttatgtttgataaaattggactagggtttgtatgaaagatattgggtaaagtataattgttgctaattgctatctttgaaattgtttattgtaatcaataaatatgtattttaattatttatggataaataggccattaattaattctcctctaccatggtgtgtttgtatgcttcatgtaattatattagatttatattcatatatatatctgaagtatatacaattattctcaagtaattattaatttgattcatttttatatatatctgaataagtagtcctttaatgtttgttttgttgttgttgtaaaagatggaatacaggaactcttggatgtatggttcgttaagattcaaggtaggtttccgtgaagaggtggataaatttattgaaaccgcaaagaagcatgcaacgacattgaaagagaataaggatacaattatttatccctgtaaagattgcaagaaccatatggtatggacagatgtgactatcatcatatcacatttgattatgtgaggatttgttgaggactacacagtgtggattcatcatggtgaaatggttattgttaacgacaaggatgaggaggaatacgatgacgaaaccatagaatccctgtcccaatattcagcggagcttgatgcacaaatggattttgagtttggcaatgaacaaggtggtgatgctggtggttgggatgataacaacaaaggtggtgccaataataatggttgagcacgtgtcggggatgaagatgatttagaggacatgattcgagcccttggactagagattttactaaatagcccaaaaggtctagaaaatttggaaagggtgacaaaagcatcgaaggagactgtgtatggtgttgaaaagggctgtccgacacattggacattgctatgttttgtgcttgagctgctcatcctaaaggctaagtacggctggtcagactatagtttcattgatctattgcatctcctgtcaagggtgctgccacaaccaaactcaattcccgccaacacataccaagcgaagaaggtcataagtctattgacaatgggggttgaaaaaaatccatgcatgccgcaaccactgtatacttttttgttgcaaaacgttcaagtcactggataaatgtccctagtgtggggccagccggtacaagaacaatgacctttacggtggggacgaagcctccacagggaaaaagaggaataagaagggtacaaaaaaggtggtacaagaatctcatccccagaggacactccattaggcaacgatgcaaagcagagaagaatttctgccttggtaatgtggtacctgccagtgaccgaccgcttgagacgtatcttcctaaaccctaaagaagccgcactcatgacatggtgggatgatgagcacaaggtggatgatgataagattgcacacccggctgattatagtcagtggcaaaggtttgatgagaagcacaaagaatttagcgatgacccaaggaatgtacggtttggcttgaggaccgatggaatgaatcccttcaatgagaggatgagcgaccacatcaCATGGccaatgatcttgaccatgtacaacatcccaacatggttgtgtcagaagagaaagtaccttctccttactattcttatttctagccctaaacaaccagtcatggatatagatgtgttcctcgagcctttgatgcaataaatggagaggctatggaggcatggggagcagatgtatgatgcgttccgaaaggaggacttcatatgtagggtagtaatatttgttactaccaatgattaccccgcgctgtttgctttgtctagatagatcaaagggaagacaggatgcttggtttgcttggatggtactacatgggtgtacctggatgcatccaagatgatagtttacctaaggaaccaatgcttcttaaagataagtcacaagtaccacatcaaattgttctttagattttatgacaacgccctagagattgaaccccctccgaagagacgtcataacagagaacacgtgtacagaatggtgaaaagcatacgcgtcatctatggaaagaagaatctagatgggacgaacagagatagaagcacacctcctgtcgaaggcgtacctttcaagaaacaatcgatcttctttcagtatcttccttattggccagacttggaggtcccccatgccattgatgctatgcacgtgcagaagaatgtctttgagagtcttattgctaccttgatggacacaggcaagtcaaaggatggtctaaaagcacggacaaacatggtgcagctaaacgtgatgccatagcttcacccagtacctgaggctaatAGAAAATACACTCTGTCTGCgacatgcttcaacctaacaccaaacgagaagagagctatatgcactttcctgagggggatcaaagtcctgactaggttttcagcaaatgtgaagaagctagtgtcgatgaaggacttgtcaataacacactgcaaggctcacgattgccatgtgatgctgacagtgtttctacctattgcaatcagggctataaagccagagttcttgaaaatggccatcacccgcatgtgctacttcttttcgaagatctcacagaagacgattggcaagcaagagctgagtgacctatatgaatttgtggtggagacacaaaaccaactggagatgtgtttacctcctgcttttttggatataatgccacatctcataattcacatggttcatcagatacaggcactgggcccttgctacttgcatgaaatgtggtcctacgagcggttcatatcGGTTCTAAGTTGAttcgtgcataatcgagcatacctagagggctccatgatagagggttatagtactgaagaagtcatcgagtgctgtcaagagtacctaaaagtatagaaagggattggtaaacccgattctcgtcacaagggtaggttggctgggaagggcaccagtggtaaaaaagtgttcatcgaccatgattataaagaggtgagttgggcgcattacagtgtcttgcagagtacataactgatgcaaccatacattgatgaacacttggctatcattatggcggagagaaatggccgttcggatgattgggtcatgaaacaacacaagcaacgactaactacatggttgaaggaccaaaacataccgcctgaagaaaccatagactctattaccatcagtaagtTGGCGGAGGGACCATCGAGACAaatgacatcttggaatgcttatgacatcaatgggtatacgtactatacccacgcaaaggatagtaaatatgtgaaccaaaacaacaatgtttgaatagaggctctcaatggattggggtgaaagatccaatactttggcatcattgaagagatatgggaacttgactatggaagggatataacggtggccctgtttcgatgccgctggatcaaacaacaccaactgaacgagatcggattgagagtcctggacctcgagaatctaggctaccaagatgacccttgggtggtcgcttcacgtgtcgcacaagttttctatatgtctgacccacaaagtaacctcccccccaaagaagaagacaaagcacgtggttgcctccaggaAACAACATATTATTGGAGTTAATGGCgtagacgatgttgaagcttacaataactacgatgagatgccgctattcatagactttcctaaaaagattagtgttgtggaaaagaacctaccctaagacatattgccatgggaatgaaaaggtgtcaaggggaaagtcgttacagggGCTAGCTaattgttgaacgtggagtgtttgtgtaagtgtgtgtttgtaagacttcatttatgcatgcatgtgagactatatatttatgtatgtgtgtaagacgacatatttttgtatgtgtgtgagactacatttatgcatgtgtgtgagactaccctttgcaacatccagatgaatctatttgaacatccactctattactacaaaaactttatgaaataacttaacactttatgaaatgaagaaatgaccaaaataaaagtaggaggtcttgacgagttatacaacttttatattcatcacctttacagctgaaatcatttagtgtttgaaaatcaggtttggagctgtcattttctaaaattcaaaatttgaattgttcaaaattagtgacaaagatagatgactagactaaaatgatagagcatgattttagaaaattttaggaaaaaaccatcacatttggagttagtatgagggagaaaaagtagttacaagtttcagccacagattaaaaagagaaatcacacttgttcatcattgatcatcatgaacagttgtgatttttctttttaatctctgggtaaaatttgtaactagtctttctccctcatactaactccaaatgtgatggtttttttcccaaaattttctaaaatcatgccctatcaagttagtgtgttgatttggtcatccctttcatttgacaaagtttgagcacttcaaattttcaaatttaaaaaaataacaagttcgaatgagattttcaaccattaaataatttgagctgaaaaagtgatgaataccaaagttgtataactcatcaagatctacaacttttattttgatcatttcttcatccgacaaagtgatagtaaacattgttcacaaatcaacatgtttctcgtatagttcatgaaactatgagtcatatgtgaatttgtgaacaatatttactaatactttatcacatgaagaagtgaccaaaataaaagttgtagatagtgatgagtttaacaacttttatgttcacgacttttattgttgaactcatttaaggttttaaaatcttgtttgaagttgccatttattgaaattcaaaatttcaactattcaaatttagtcaaatgaaaatatgatcaacataaaagttgtacatattgatgagttctacaactttggtattcatgagtttttcatctgaaatcatttactctttcaaaatattatttcaagctgaaattgtttgaatttcaaattttgaatcattcaaacaaagtcacatgacaagatgaccaaaataaaagttatacatgttgatgagttatacaacttttatgtttataatattttcattttatttcatt encodes:
- the LOC136469433 gene encoding uncharacterized mitochondrial protein AtMg00810-like, producing MYVDDLIVTGARAEDIDRFKCEMAARFRMSDLSALMLGQSAYASKLLEWSGMAKCKPYVTLMEERLKLTKASTTVKVDATLYWSFVGGLRYLVHMRSDIVFAVGYVSHFMEDPREDHWVAMKRLLRYVKGTVDQGIVFPKTDGSRLQLTVFNDVDMAGTLMDGGAPLACSFSSSQLQFYACR